The stretch of DNA ataacaaccttggccggttcggccgcaaacgaaggaaagcctccgctgccagaaggaaaattctgtccctagtcttcagcgacgacaagtcctcttcttgggcgaagaatgtcgatcattgtcctttgatttcttcaaattcgttgttcttgaatcgaagcgggcaagccgattgacatgtacaatccgcagtttctttctaggggaacggacaatcctatagattaggtcattcaatcgttgaacaacctcgtatggtccttcccagtcaaattgcaacttgggacatttcccttttgttcttttcggattgtacaaccagaccttctctccttgggcaaatgagatcggccgtgcacgggaatcgtaccatgattttgctttgttgctacatatccgcaacctctctcgtacaaagttgtgagtttcagcaagtcttgctcggtattcttcgacgtacgtcttctcatccgttaaagcacttggtgaagtccctctcaacaggtctaacggaagacgcaggtctctgcccatgaaaaccatagatggagtcaatcctgtggtttcatgtctggaggtccggtatgcaagaagaaacgttggaatccattcgtcccaatctttctgatgttctgaaacaaactgggacagatactgcagcaaagttctaatcatccgctctacgagtccatccgactgagggtgtaagggagttgtcctcgtcttctttatccccagcatcttcatcagttccttgaagatggaagattcgaaactccgaccctgatcagagtgcaactctagcggcactccataccggctgatcacctgttccaacaacgctcttgcaatcgttgtcgcctgctggtttggtagcgcaatcacctccggccacttcgaaaaataatctaccacaaccagcgcgtacctgtttccggccgaagacctgggcaagggacccacagtgtcgagcgcgatcctctcaaatggtgccccgacattgtaaaccttcatggcccctctcccctctctttggggcccttcttcagccctccacgacaccactcgtcgacggctttccggtgatccaaccagaagaatctctgacgaactttggccagcgtcttcttgattccaaaatggccacctgatggtgcgtcgtggcattgcttcgaaacctcttcaaccttgctcttcggcacaaccagaagccaagaaacttgtttcccatcggcagattcccatttcctgcacaagagaccttccttgatttccagggaatcccaaattgcccacaagtatttcgtttccggcgaggaagacgaaagttccgaccagcttggtttcgttccttcttgtttcttcaagaataccaagccaatttcatcgtcttcctcttgagcttttctccactcgtctaactgttcgtttctatgtgtggtcctgaggagacagtgttcgtttgcactctctttttcttccaaacgggagcaacgcttacattgttccccacatggtcttcttgaaaggctatccgcatttccatgtatatttcctgctctgtatttaattt from Nomia melanderi isolate GNS246 unplaced genomic scaffold, iyNomMela1 scaffold0557, whole genome shotgun sequence encodes:
- the LOC143176447 gene encoding uncharacterized protein LOC143176447, coding for IEDTLNALSGSSWFSTIDLQSGYWQIPVDKRDREKTAFCTGSGLWQFKVMPFGLCNAPATFERLMETVLADLTWKICLVYLDDIIVYGRTFEEEVQRLKEVFTRLREVKLLMNPKKCSFFRNEVAYLGHVVSSQGVKTDPEKISAGFSRIARPLHRLTEEKMDFVWTEECQEAFEELKRRLEETPVLAYPWMDADFVLDTDASNFAIGAVLSQIQNGEERDRARHCGSLAQVFGRKQVISRYGVPLELHSDQGRSFESSIFKELMKMLGIKKTRTTPLHPQSDGLVERMIRTLLQYLSQFVSEHQKDWDEWIPTFLLAYRTSRHETTGLTPSMVFMGRDLRLPLDLLRGTSPSALTDEKTYVEEYRARLAETHNFVRERLRICSNKAKSWYDSRARPISFAQGEKVWLYNPKRTKGKCPKLQFDWEGPYEVVQRLNDLIYRIVRSPRKKLRIVHVNRLARFDSRTTNLKKSKDNDRHSSPKKRTCRR